TTTTTAATCATCAATCAACTCCTTACAGCCAAGCAAGGTCTAGTAATTAGTTCTTGTTGTTTTCAAAGCGGGGATCGCTTATCTGGCAATGATCCCCATTTTTTACGCTTATAATCAAAGCAAGTTTGAAATTGATTATAAAAGTTTAACTCACACTTGCTTTTCTAAATCTAAATCCTCAAATTAATTTAAATATTTCTAACTATTCCCTTAGAAATACTTTTAACAAGCCAAATTAAATTTTAAATTCAAATAAATTTAAGCCTTTCTTGTGATGAACCCATTACAAACGCTGAATAATTGAGAAATATAATGTACTAATTCTAAGCTTGTTATACTTCCTTCGTTATTTATTTATCTCAAAATTTTATTAATACTTATTTAAATCTACCTATATTTTAAGGATCTAACCAAAATGATTGAATCTATACGCTGCCCCAATTGCGGTGCGATCGCTGAACGTCACCACCTCTCATATCTTGCCCAAGTTAAAACCCAATGCGAAGCCTGTGACTATCTATTGGTAATGTGTACTCGCAGTGGACATGTCCTAGAATCCTATGCTCCGGGATTACCATCAGAGCCTCGACCAATGCAACCTATTGCTGCTCGCATCACTCCTTTTGCCCAAACTCACAGCAATAATTCTCGTAAAGATGTTGCTGCTTTAACAATTTAAGTTGCCATGTGAGGAAATTGGGATTTTGATGCAACCACTTACATACAGATTACATTCAGAAAAATAGCTCTCTTAGATTTGATTCACGAGTTAAGCAAATCTGAGAGAGCTAAAATTTTTGCAGGTGGAATTTACAGAATGGCCCAATACGCTGGTCAAACAAACATAACCACAAACTTAATCAACATAGCTACCCAAAAAAAGTTAAAATTCAAAAGCTTTAAGTCATCGTCTACTAACAAAAGCGTAAATCAATGACTGAAAGCTCAATCGGGATTTGCACCCTACCAAAACAGAGCAACCAATCACCGATTACCAATTACCAATCACCAATCACCAATTACCGTTCTGAAACATGGCTCCAATCGCCAAACTACTGATTGCCAATCGAGGTGAAATTGCCCTCCGAATTATTCGGACTTGCGAAGAACTCGGAATTCCGACAGTGGCTGTTTATTCTGATGTTGATCGCAATTCTTTGCATGTACAACTAGCCCATGAAGCTGTTTGCATTGGCGATTCCCCTAGTAGCAAAAGCTATCTAAATATTCCCAATATTATTTCGGCAGCACTTACCCATAATGCTACTGCCATCCATCCTGGCTATGGGTTTCTATCAGAAAATGCTAGATTTGCCGAAATTTGTGCCGACCATAACTTGATGTTCGTGGGGCCAAGCCCCCACTCGATTCGCTCGATGGGTGACAAGTCCACCGCCAAAAAGACGATGCAAAAGGCAGGTGTACCAACTATTCCTGGCAGTGAAGGCTTAATTGAGTCGGAAGAGCAGGCAATTAAAATTGCCCATGAGATTGGCTATCCTGTAATGATCAAGGCAACTGCAGGCGGCGGCGGACGGGGGATGCGCCTAGTCACTAATCCTGATGACTTACTACGATTGCTTCGTGCGGCTCAAGGTGAAGCTGAGGCAGCCTTTGGCAATGGTGGGGTCTATATGGAGAAGGTGATTGAGGAGCCACGCCACATTGAGGTGCAAATCTTGGCAGATATGCATGGTCATGTGGTGCATTTGGGTGAAAGAGACTGCTCGATCCAACGCCGTCACCAAAAATTATTAGAAGAAGCGCCTAGCAGTGCGGTCAATCCGAAATTACGCGAAAGAATGGGGGATGCGGCAGTAAAGGCTGCTAAAGCAATTAACTATCTCGGTGTGGGGACAGTTGAATTTTTGCTGGATAAATACGGCAAGTTTTACTTCATGGAGATGAATACTCGCATCCAAGTTGAGCATCCTGTCACCGAGATGATCACAGGAATTGACTTGATTGCTGAGCAGTTACGAGTTGCCCAAGGCGAAAAGTTGAGATTTCAACAAAAGGACATTGAGATTCGCGGTCATGCGATCGAATGTCGAATTAATGCTGAAGATCCCGATCACAATTTCCGTCCGAATCCCGGCAAGATCAGTGGCTATTTACCTCCTGGGGGGCCTGGTGTGCGGATGGATTCCCATGTTTATACGGATTATGTGATTCCACCCTATTACGATTCGCTGATTGCGAAGTTGATTGTCTGGGGTAGCGATCGCAATGCGGCGATTTTACGGATGAAGCGGGCTTTGCGTGAATGTGCAATTACAGGTGTACCAACAACAATTCCTTTTCATCAGAAGGTTTTAGATGATGAGGAATTTAGATTAGGGCATGTGTATACCAACTATGTGCCATTGCTGCAAGCGAGACTGGCGGAACGAGAATAAAAAACCACCTTTTTGATGGTAGGGCTTTGCTGTGCTACCAAAAGGGTGTTTTTTATTTTAAGGTGCAACTTTTCTCGTTATTGAGCTATAGCAATCAAAGATTTGCTTAGGACATAAAACCCAAAATACAATTAGCGGCGCTCTGTGCCGCTAATTGTATTTTGGGCTTTGACTTGTCTTATCTAATACCAATCCACAAAAGTGTTGCCACATTTTCGTGAATTGGTATTAGCTTTGCCATGGGAAATCGGTTCCTTATTAACTTGCCGAACTCTTATCAAGTAAACTTCTCTTGGTTTGGATTTCAGCGTAAAACGCTGTAGATAATTAAGCTGCTTGTTCTTCTAGTTGATCCTTGTGCAACCAAATTACAGGGGTTGGCACTTTACCAAATTTAATTTGGACATAATCACCACGAAACTCCAATACTTCGCCCCACGTTTCAAATAGGTAAGAAGACCAGCGAGTATCATTTGCCATTGCTTCAGGGCTATTTTCTAATTTTTCACGGATAGCGCGAACGAGTGTGCCTTTCTTCAGTGCCATAATGTTTAACGCAACAAATTATTAAGGATTTACAACTGCTAAGTAGCTAGACTCAAGTAAACTAAAAACCTAGAAAGCTGTCCCGCCCACGTAGCGGGCGGGACAGCTTCTGATTTTAGATTTTAATTATGGTGAGCTACTTAGTAGGTATTGTATAGCAAACCGATATGTTGTTTTCAGCACCATAAGTCCTGAAAACAACATATCGGTTTGTCAAAAAAGTAAAAAGAAGAATAGAGACACGCATTGCATCCTCTCCTCTTTTTGCTTTTTTGTTAAGATAGCCCCATGAATTAGGTATAACTGCCATGTGCATCTGCATCAATTGCACCTATGTCGATCGCTGCATCACCTATCACTCTGTCGAATCATTACATCTGCAATCCCATTTAACTGAGTATCCAGACTTTGAGGCAAACTCACCAACGATTAATGTTAATATCCGCACCGATTCTGAAGATATTCAAATGGAATGGGATGTTGTCGGTTGTGAAAGCTTTTCACGAGAGATGGGGAAATGGATAAAACTACGGCCTGGGGAACTTGTTCCAACTTAAAGTATTTTTGTCAAAATATAGACTGTGCCTATAAAACGATTTTGTTGTTTTAAGTTGCTTTGACACTAAAAACAACGAAATCGTTTTTATAATGAGAATCGCTGCTGTGCAATACCTGAGAGCAAATTGCTACAGATTCTATTTATACCAAATCACAAAATGGCTACGCAATTTTGTGCTTTTAAAACCCTTAATGGGTTTGTTTTTTAATTCCCGAAAGTGTGACCACACTTTCGGGAATTGGTATTACTGTAGTCATGACGAAAAATATAACAAAACAGACAGTGAAAAAACACATTTTATTCATTTTGCCTTACCTGAATCAAGGTGGCACAGAAAAGCAAGCTCTTAGTTTGATTAAAGGACTTGGCGATCGCTACAAAATATCGCTATTAGCCCCAGATGGTAAAGGCGCTCCACAATTTCGAGCTTTATCAATCTTGCAGCGAGCCTATACCAAGTGGGAGATCAATTTTTTTAAAGGTTTTCCCGAACTGATCTCAGCTATTAAGGAAATCCAAACAGAACAAGCGATCGATCTTGTGCATATTCATGGCGCTCATGAATTAATGTTAGCGGTACATTTAGCACTAAGCAAAGTTCCAATTCTCTTTACGGTGCATGGCTATCATGGAGCAGGAGCAAAATTTAGTTATCAGATGTCCTGCTGGTTTAGTAATTGGTTAGCCGATCGCGTAATTTGTGTTTGTGAAGCTGAATATAATCTTTTATGCGAATTAGGATTAAGTAAAAAGAAGCTCCATTTAATTTATAACGGAGTCCAAGAGCCGATTCTCGATTTTGACAAGTCATTAGAACTGGCTCAAAAGTTTCAGCTAGACCCTGCTAATCAAATCATTCTGGGAACAGCCGCACGTCTAGATGAGGCAAAGGGCTTAACCTATTTACTTCAGGCTTTTGCTAAAGTGCAAGGAGATAACCTCCGCTTAGTCATTGCTGGAAATGGTGATTTAGAAACTTCTCTTAAACAGGAAGCGAAGGATTTAGGGATTGCCGATCGCGTGATTTTCACAGGCTATCTGGAAGACTTACCCAACTTGATGAAACTATTTGATATTTTTGTACTACCTTCTCTTCAAGAAGCTTGCAGTCTTGCCTGTGCAGAAGCGATGTCTCAAGGAAAGCCTGTAGTTGGTACTTGTGTGGGAGGCATTGCTGAGCAGGTCAGCGATCGCCAAACAGGGTTTATTGTCATGCCCCGTGATCCTGTTAGCTTAGCAGTTAAGCTTGCGGAATTGATTGCTGACCGAGACTTACGCGATCGGTTTGCGAAGAATGGTTACAGTCGCTATCGTCAACTTTTCTCCAATGAAATCATGCTCGAAAAAACTGCTGAACTATACGATCAGATGATCGAGAAATAAAAAAGATGAGAGATGATGCTTCGCATCATCTCTCATCTTTAGAAACTATTTAAGAATTGTCTAGATCCCCCCCAGCCCCCCTTAAAAAGGGGGGGAATTAAATTCTTCCCCCTTTTTAAGGGGGATTGAGGGGGATCTCTTAGAGCTTTTAACCGCAGAAAGTAATTCTTAGAAACTATTTAAGAATTGTCTAGATCCCCCCAGCCCCCCTTAAAAAGGGGGGGGAATTAAATTCTTCCCCCTTTTTAAGGGGGATTGAGGGGGATCTCTTAGAGCTTTTAACCGCAGAAAGTGATTCTTAAATGGATTCTTTAAGTAGGGACAACAATAATTAGCCATAAGGCGATCGCTAAAACTAAGGTACTCAAATGCTGAGGAAGTAGCGATCGCCAAGTTTGTCGTGCAATCTTTTGGGTCAAAGCCCATGTCAACAGCACGGAGAAAATTAACGTTGTTCCTTGCAGAAACTCAATTACCGCAGGGTGAGCGATAAAAATTGGTAGATTCGAGCCATCTAGTCCAAAAGTTGCCCAACTAACTGGCAATATGCGCCCCGCTTCTTGCAGAAACAAGCGTAAATAATGCGCCAGATTTGCTCCCAAAACTAAGGGCAAATATCCATAGGCAAGTTGGATAAATGGTCTAGGCTTGTAGGTAGTAATACCGTAGGGAAGTTGATAACCTTCGCAATTCTTTTTCCAGATGATGGTGAGCCAATAGAGCGATCGCATAATTCCGTGAGCAGCTAAGGGAATTAGCGCCGCCACAATTAAAATGAGTAATGATACTGCTAAATGGGGCAAGAGAAATTCGTTACTAGTCGGCACACCTAACGCTATTTCGATTTCTGGCAATCGATGCAAAAAAGCACCACCCAGCAATAACAATAGCAGCGCAACTTCATAGGTACGCGGGACATGGGTTGTCCATAATTCGATCGCAGGAGGTCGGAGATTGAACTCCACTGATCGATGGGGGCAGGCTTTGAGACAGGTCATACATAAAACACAGTCACGATTCTCTTGCAACTGAGCAGGATGGGAATAAAGCGGACATCCATTGGTTTCTAATCCTTCGCCTTTTTGAATGCCACCTTTATAGCATTGATAGGTTGTACATTCGGCTGAACAGGTTCCTTGCTGAGCGCGTAATTCTGTCATTGAGAGTTTGGCGAATAATCCATTCATGCCACCAATCGGACAGAGATAGCGACACCAATACCGACGCTCAAAAATCAGGGAACAGATCATTGCGCCAGCCGTAATCAATAGTAATAAATATGCCGAGAGATAGGCTGTATTTTGTAAATCCCAAAGTTCTTCCCAGAGATAAATCAACACAAATAAACCAAAAAGAAACCAACCTCCCCAACGTTCTGCCCAATCACGATTCCAAGATTTAAGTTGACGGGGAAACAGCCATAAAGAGAGCTTCTGCACAACTTCTCCGTAAATCATAAATGGACAAATGGAACACCATAGCCGTCCGACAAAGGGAAAGCTAATTAAGATTAATGGCCACCACCATGCCCAAAAAAAGTTAAGCGCAATATTACGATCGCGGGTTTGGGGTGCTAAAAACAGGGTTGCGACAACGATTGCAAAAAAGGTGAAGGTAAATCCATAGTTAATGCGGTCAGGAAACCAGTCACTGCGTAAAAAACGGCGCAGGTTAGGAAAGGCATTGAGCAGATTAAACCGAAACTTTTTGCCCTTGGGTTGGGTTGCCCAAAATACTGATTCATCCAGCGATCGCGCACCCTGCGACTGCAATATCGCCCGTTCCACCAATAATTGCAGCTCTTTGAGGTTACCTGTGAAATCATGGCTTTGGAGACTGCGTAGAGCTTCGGCAGTGATCGTGGGTCTAGGAATGCCGAGATCGCGACAAAACAGACTGATGTAATATTCCACATGGGGTTTAATATCGACTTTCCGCACTCGTAAGGATGGAACTTTAATCGAATGTTTAATATGGGAAGCACAAGCCGATTGACGTTTTTCAGAAACCATGATGATCCTTGCTTCGCAGGTCAGAGGTGGATCAGTTTCATTACTGCTGACTTGCCTAAAGGTTCCCTTTTCTAGAAGTTGGATGATTTGGGGTATCAGGGCTTTCGGCAACTCTTGAATATTATTTAAAACGAGAGTTCCCTTTCCCAAATATGCTAATAAACAATGATTTCCACCTGCACGCCCAAATAAATCTGCGCCACTAGTTTGGATAACACTACAATTCACTTTTGCGATCGCTTCTCGTCGGTGTGCCGAATTAAAATGAATCAGAGCCGCAATATTGTCTTTATCCAGTCCTGGTTCGCCCAGAATCAATACTGATTGTCGATCTTCACTAGCCTTTTTAATCTCTTGCCGTAATCTGGTGGCATAGCGACTCTTGCCGATAATTCCCCGTTCAGCCTTGGTAATCAGATAGGGCTGCAAAACCTGCGATCGCTCTTGTATCCATTCCAAAGAAGTTTCAGAATAATTGGAAGACATAATTCTTAACAGGCTCATGCTATTGCCAACTAGAGTATACTCTCTCGACTGCAACATCAAACAGTAAGCTAGCTAGTACAAACCAAAACCCTAGAATATGAGTGGCGGCGCGAAGCGCCGCCACTCATATTCTGGTTTTATGTCCTAAGCAAAACTTGCTTTGCTATAGTGTGGACAAGCTATACAAAATCACAAAAGTATCGACACATTTTAGTGAATTAAAAGCCAAACCTAGCAAACCCAAAAGTGAAGGCGCGAAGCGCCTTCACTTTTGGGTTTGCTGTACCAAATCATATCTTCATTATTTCCCCATTTTCTTTGTTTATAATTTTGAGTTAGCCAATAGATAAACTTAGGAGCGAAGGATTGGCTGATCTCTAATTACATCTGAATGTTACACGGAAGTTTCTAAGATCCTCACCCCTAGCCCATCTCCCAAAAAGCTAAGGTGTACAAACAAGTCAATCTGTCTACGTCTGAAAGTTTAGATCCCCCTCAATCCCCCTTAAAAAGGGTGAAGAAGAAAGTTCTCCCCCCTTTTTAAGGGGGGCTGGGGGGGATCATTAGTAACTCACGCTATAGCTGATAAATTGTGTGTACACCCTAGCCTTTTGCGAGAGGGGGCTGGGGGGGTGAGGGTTCCACTTAACATCAACATCAATTAAATTTATCATTTTGATAGGAGAGAACCTTGAAGATTTTATTGGTTGAAGATGATTTGCACTCTGCGGCAATACTCTTACAACTACTCGCAGAATCTCCTTACGCCATTGATGCGGTAGCCGATGCAAAAACGGCTTGGCAATATGTGGAAACCTACGATTATGACCTGATCATTCTCGATGTGATCCTGCCTGATAGTGATGGTATTGGTCTATGTGCCAAGCTTCGCAACGAAGGCTACACTACTCCTGTGTTGTTGCTGACGGCGAAGGATAGTACGAGCGATCGCGTGATGGGATTAGAATCAGGAGCCGATGACTATGTGGTTAAACCCTATCACTTTCAGGAATTAATAGCCAGAATTCGGGCGCTATTACGCCGCCACCATGAGAGTGATACGCTCATTCAAGAATTTGGGTGGGATGGCTTGCGGCTGGATCTCAAGACGAATACTATTACTTATAAGCAACAACCCTTACGGTTAACTCAAAAGGAATATGGATTATTAGAAATATTTCTTAGACATCCACAACAGATATTTAGTCGTAGTGCTTTGATCGATCAGGTGTGGTCGGCGGGAGAGTTTCCCAGTGATGAGGCGGTGACTACACATATTAAGGGATTACGTCAGAAGTTGAAGGCGGCGGGATTGCAGACCGATCCCATCGAGACTTTGTATGGATTGGGTTATCGGCTCAAACCTGCTCCTGTAGATGTATCTGTGCAAGCACCTGCTGAGCCTGCGGTGAGCAGTCCTTTAGCTAACAAATCTGTAATTGACGAAAATATATCACTGCCAGATAAGACGCGAATACAGAAAGTAATGGCGCTTATAGCTCAGAAATTAATCAAGGGTTTACCAGAGACGATCGCCATGTTTCGACAGATAGCGATCGCTTTAAAGCAGGACGAACTGGGTGCGGATTTGCGTTATGACGGATATATGCAAGCGCATCGACTGACTGGCTCTTTGGGCTCTTTGGGATTTCCTGAAGGATCGGCGATCTCCCGTCAGATTGAGGAGATGCTACATAGAGATTTCCCTCTGATTTCCTTCGATGTGGACTCATTGTGGGAATTGATTACTAATCTCGAACAGATCACCTTCAATCCTTCACCAACAGTTTCCACTGAGCCGACCTTATTTCCATCCCATCCTGCTTATTCGCCACTACCTCTATTATTAGTTATCGATGATAATGTTTTGTTAGCACAGGCTATTCAGCTTGAAGCAGAAACTTGGGGAATGCGGGTTCAAACGGCGTTTGATCTGACAACTGCTAGGGAAAAAATTGCGAAGGAACCACCTGATGTGATCTTGCTAGATATTATGTTTCCTAGTTCTACGGAGAAGGGACTGGCTTTGTTGGATGAACTGTCTCAGAGGGAGCCGAAAATTCCGACGGTGATGATGACGGCGACGAGTGGGTTGAGCGCTCGCGTGATGGCGGCGCGTAAGGGTGGTTGCTCATTTATCGAGAAGCCTGCTTCTACGGAAGAAATTCTGAAGACAGTGTCACGGGTCTTGTATCAACGCTGTAGCGATCGCTCTAAGGTGATGATTGTCGATGATGATCCAAATATGCTCAAAATTCTGCGGCAATCGCTTGGAAATTGGGACATTGAAGTGGTTACTTTACAGAATCCCCACCAATTTTGGCAAGTATTGGAATCAACTGAACCCGATCTCTTGATTTTAGATTTGATCATGCCAGACTATAGCGGTATTGATTTGTGTAAAGCGGTGCGGACGGATTCTCTCTGGCATAATTTACCGATTGTGTTTTTATCGGCTCATAACGATCGCGAAACAATTCGGCAATTATTTATTGCGGGTGCTGATGATTATCTGAGTAAGCCATTTACGGAAAGCGATTTATACACGCGCATTCTCAGTCGTTTAGATCGCAGTCGCCTATAGTAAGCCCTTCAATCCACTCACCCTTGGTTCAAAAATTTCTCAGATATTAGGTTGGTCATGAATACACTCTTACGTCAGCTCGCTCATAATTTCGATGAATCTGAAGTGGTTAATCTGACTAACTGCGATCGCGAGCCGATTCATATTCCTAGCTTGATTCAGCCCCACGGACTATTGATGATACTTACCGAGCCAGATTTGCGGATTGCTCAAGTAAGCGCCAATGCCCTTGAGATTTTGGGAATAGCGATCGATGATTTACTCGATCGCCCCTTGGGAGAATTTGCAGGTGACGAACTGATTAAATCGATTCAAGCTTGTCTCGATCACAATTTTGAATACCCTAATCCTCTACGTGTTGAGTTTGCGGATTTGGGCGATCGCTTGCCTCTAGTTTTTAATGGTATTGTGCATCGCGCTCCCACAGGTGAAATTGTCCTAGAATTAGAGCCTTGGGAATCATTGGCGGGAAGTGATTTTTTTCAGTTCTATCACCAAATCAAACATAATCTTGCCAAAATCCAGACCGCCCAAGACTTAAGCGCATTATGCGATCTCGTGGTACAGGAAGTCCAAGCCCTAACGGGATTTGATCGCGTCATGATCTATCGCTTTAGTGAGCAGGGGGATGGAACGGTGATTGCGGAAACGAAACAGCCTGATCAAGAGGCTTTTCTGGGGCTGCGATATCCTGACTCAGATATTCCGAAACAGGCAAAACATCTTTACACTCTCAACTGGTTGCGCTTAATTCCAGACGTGAATTATCAACCAACAAGGTTAGTCAGTCATAGACTCCCAGAGGCGGAATCACCCCTTCAAAAAGCACCCCTTGACATGAGTTACTGTGCCTTGCGATCGGTTTCACCAATCCATATTGAATATCTGCAAAATATGGGGGTGACAGCTTCGATGTCTGTTTCTCTAATTCAAAACAAAAAGTTGTGGGGATTGATTGCTTGTCACCATTACACCCCTAAATTTGTTCCCTATGAGACTCGGACTGTTTGTGAATTTTTGGGGCAGTTGATGTCTACGGAATTAGTCAATAAAGAAGCTAACGAAAATCTGGATTACAAACTCCATCTCAAAACAATTCAAGGTCAGTTTGTGGAACGTTTGACCAAAGCCACGGGCTTTGTGGAGGAACTCGGCTATGATCACGAAGCATTATTAGATCTTACGTCTGCTCAAGGTGTGGCTATTTGCGATGGTGATCGCCTGATTTTGATTGGTGAAACTCCTGATGAGCTAGCCGTGAAATCTTTGCTAACTTGGCTAGAGGCTCACTTAGAGCAGGATCTTTTTGTTACCGATGCTTTACCCAGTGTCTATGCTGAGGCGGTGGAATATCAAGCGATCGCTAGTGGCTTAATGGCGATCACCATTTCTAAAATCCAGCATCGATATGTTCTTTGGTTTCGTCCTGAGCAACTGCAAACTGTGACTTGGGCAGGCGATCGCGATAAACCAACGCAAGTTGCTGAAGATGGCAGTATTCGTCTTCTGCCTCGTCAATCCTTTTCCGCTTGGAAAGAAATCGTATGTGGTAAATCTAATCCTTGGTTACCCTGTGAAGTAGATAGCGCGATCGAACTGCGACAGATAATTGTGGATATTGTCTTACGTCAAGCCGATAAACTTGCCAAAATCAACATAGATTTGGAACTTAGTAACAGCGAACTTGATGCCTTTGCCTACATTGCTTCCCATGATTTAAAGGAACCTTTGCGCGGGATTCATAACTATGCCACTTTTTTGTTGGAAGACTATGGCGAAATCCTCAAGGGAGAAGGAGCCGACAAGCTGCATACATTGGTAAAACTGACTAAACGGATGGAATCATTGATCGAATCTTTGCTGAAATTCTCACGGCTAAGTCGTCAAGAGTTACAAATGGAACCGCTTGATCTCAATCACTTATTGCAAAATGTGAGAGAACTATTTGCGATGAATCCGCAATGGCAGAACAGCAAGATTAAAATCCCGCGATCGCTACCGTTGGTAAGGGGCGATCGCCTTTTGATCGAAGAGATTTTTATTAATTTAATTACCAATGCCTTTAAATACAATGACCATTCTGAGAAATTGGTGGAGATTGATTGGTATGTGGAGCAGCCTAAATCCCCCTTGGTGATGATCTATGTGCATGATAATGGTATTGGCATTCGAGAGAAGCATTTGGAATCAATCTTTCAAATCTTCAAACGATTGAATTCACATAGCAAATATGGTGGTGGTACGGGCGCTGGGTTAACCATTGTCAAAAAGATTGTGGAAAGGCACAAAGGTAATATTCAAGTACAATCTATCTATGGACAAGGAACCACCGTTTCTTTTACCCTCCCTGCGTGTGATCTCAATACTGCTATTTAGATATTAGTTTTTATGACCATTAATGAATAATCTCTTAACTTCTCCTTGGGATGACCTCACCCATCCCATCATTCTCATCGTTGAAGATAGCGATGAAGACTTCTATATGTTTATGAGAGCTACCCAAAATCTCGATGCATTAGAGCGATCGCTTTATCGATTTTTACGATTTGACAATGGCGATGATGTTCTTGACTATCTATTTCGACGAGGGGAATATCAAAACCTCAAGGCTCCTTTACCCGTTGCTATGTTGCTCGATCTCAACTTACCAGGAACCGATGGTCGAGACATCATTCAGCAAGTAAAGCAAACTACCCATTTACAAACTCTACCAATTATCGTTTTGACCACATCCAGCAGTCAACGCGATATTAAAACCTGTTACGAGAACGGAACCAACAGCTATACACTCAAACCGATGGGCGTTACCGCTATGCAACAAACTATTCAGACCTTGTTTCAGCATTGGTTTCAAGTTGCGGTGCTACCTAGCTACGGACAGTTCACCATCTGAAATCTCGCCTTAAATTCTGCCTGAAATCTTATGATCTCGACATCATCTCCCTTAGACTCCGCCATTAGCATTTTGATTGTCGATGATTCGGCAGAAGATCGCGCTACTTACATTCGCTATTTGCGATCGGATACTCGTCCCTATACTTTTTTGGAAGCGGAAACCCTAGCAGAAGGGATAGATTTATGGCGATCGCAACATCCCGATATTTTCCTGATTGATTATTTTCTACCCGATGGCGAAGGCTGGGAGTTTTTAGCTGCAATGGGAGAGGGCGATCTTGTGCCAAAGCTAGCGGCGATTATTTTAACTGGACATGACGGCAA
This genomic stretch from Pseudanabaena galeata CCNP1313 harbors:
- a CDS encoding ATP-binding protein, with product MNTLLRQLAHNFDESEVVNLTNCDREPIHIPSLIQPHGLLMILTEPDLRIAQVSANALEILGIAIDDLLDRPLGEFAGDELIKSIQACLDHNFEYPNPLRVEFADLGDRLPLVFNGIVHRAPTGEIVLELEPWESLAGSDFFQFYHQIKHNLAKIQTAQDLSALCDLVVQEVQALTGFDRVMIYRFSEQGDGTVIAETKQPDQEAFLGLRYPDSDIPKQAKHLYTLNWLRLIPDVNYQPTRLVSHRLPEAESPLQKAPLDMSYCALRSVSPIHIEYLQNMGVTASMSVSLIQNKKLWGLIACHHYTPKFVPYETRTVCEFLGQLMSTELVNKEANENLDYKLHLKTIQGQFVERLTKATGFVEELGYDHEALLDLTSAQGVAICDGDRLILIGETPDELAVKSLLTWLEAHLEQDLFVTDALPSVYAEAVEYQAIASGLMAITISKIQHRYVLWFRPEQLQTVTWAGDRDKPTQVAEDGSIRLLPRQSFSAWKEIVCGKSNPWLPCEVDSAIELRQIIVDIVLRQADKLAKINIDLELSNSELDAFAYIASHDLKEPLRGIHNYATFLLEDYGEILKGEGADKLHTLVKLTKRMESLIESLLKFSRLSRQELQMEPLDLNHLLQNVRELFAMNPQWQNSKIKIPRSLPLVRGDRLLIEEIFINLITNAFKYNDHSEKLVEIDWYVEQPKSPLVMIYVHDNGIGIREKHLESIFQIFKRLNSHSKYGGGTGAGLTIVKKIVERHKGNIQVQSIYGQGTTVSFTLPACDLNTAI
- a CDS encoding response regulator, which produces MNNLLTSPWDDLTHPIILIVEDSDEDFYMFMRATQNLDALERSLYRFLRFDNGDDVLDYLFRRGEYQNLKAPLPVAMLLDLNLPGTDGRDIIQQVKQTTHLQTLPIIVLTTSSSQRDIKTCYENGTNSYTLKPMGVTAMQQTIQTLFQHWFQVAVLPSYGQFTI